In the genome of Chelonia mydas isolate rCheMyd1 chromosome 26, rCheMyd1.pri.v2, whole genome shotgun sequence, one region contains:
- the LOC102936298 gene encoding interleukin-1 beta, with protein MKNRSLSELGSHWKAIDQVDSVAFRWAAEVPQGETRRRMNRLARSFTDIDFMRMLVEDPVSFSNNSFTHAETFIYKYTRSKLYAVQDEEHKSFVLRRHASQAQLMAVHLQGPNISKAVKLNLDLYRSPHISPKRISPVAMNIVESNTVENNLYLCCVKAEGSPVLQLEKVKGPMKEIRTGDQERFLFFKTSSGSTSSFESAAHPGWFLSTSKLNDKPVRMVNQTGERDITDLYLVEL; from the exons AATCGCTCTCTGTCGGAGTTGGGCAGCCATTGGAAGGCCATTGACCAAGTTGACTCGGTGGCCTTCAGGTGGGCTGCAGAGGTGCCTCAAGGGGAGACAAGAAGGAGGATGAACCGGCTTGCCAGATCATTCACAGACATTGACTTCATGAGGATGCTGGTGGAAG ATCCCGTATCCTTCAGCAACAACTCCTTCACGCATGCAGAGACCTTCATCTACAAATACACCCGCTCCAAGCTGTACGCAGTCCAAGATGAGGAACACAAGAGTTTTGTCCTGCGGCGTCACGCCAGCCAGGCCCAGCTGATGGCGGTGCATTTACAAGGCCCCAATATCAGCAAAGCAg TGAAATTAAACCTGGATTTATATCGCTCACCGCACATCTCCCCAAAGCGCATCAGTCCTGTTGCTATGAACATTGTGGAAAGTAACACTGTGGAAAACAATCTGTATCTGTGCTGTGTGAAGGCTGAAGGCAGCCCTGTGCTGCAGCTGGAG AAGGTGAAGGGGCCTATGAAGGAGATCAGGACCGGGGATCAGGAGCGTTTCCTCTTTTTCAAGACCAGTTCTGGTTCCACTTCCAGCTTTGAGTCAGCTGCCCATCCAGGCTGGTTCCTCAGCACCTCAAAACTGAACGACAAACCTGTCAGGATGGTGAATCAAACCGGAGAGCGGGACATCACTGATTTGTATCTGGTTGAACTCTAA